From Coffea arabica cultivar ET-39 chromosome 2e, Coffea Arabica ET-39 HiFi, whole genome shotgun sequence, the proteins below share one genomic window:
- the LOC113729994 gene encoding uncharacterized protein isoform X4, producing the protein MQFFGGSEISPSPPVPTAAGNNAHMLYVFNRNGVCLLYREWNRPLKTLSPQQDHKLMFGLLFSLKSLTAKMDPTSADKGNLGVPQLPGQGCSFHSFRTNTYKLSFMESPSGIKIILVTHPRTGDLRESLKYIYNLYVEYVVKNPLYSPGNPISDLFNSTLDQYVRGLG; encoded by the exons ATGCAATTTTTCGGAGGATCCGAGATCAGTCCATCGCCGCCGGTCCCGACTGCAGCGGGGAATAACGCCCACATGCTATACGTGTTCAACAGGAATGGAGTATGTCTGCTGTACAGGGAATGGAATCGGCCACTTAAGACTCTCAGCCCCCAGCAGGATCACAAGCTCATGTTCGGTCTCCTCTTCTCTCTTAAATCCTTGACTGCCAAAATGGATCCAACTAG CGCTGATAAAGGAAATCTTGGAGTGCCACAATTACCTGGACAGGGATGTTCGTTCCACAGCTTCCGCACTAATACTTACAAACTTAGTTTCATGGAGAGTCCATCTGGGATTAAG ATCATCCTGGTAACTCATCCTAGGACAGGTGATTTAAGGGAATCCCTCAAGTACATATACAACTTGTATGTCGAGTACGTTGTCAAGAATCCACTGTACTCACCCGGAAATCCAATTAG TGATCTATTTAATTCAACTCTTGATCAGTATGTTAGAGGCCTTGGATGA
- the LOC113733403 gene encoding pentatricopeptide repeat-containing protein At5g52850, chloroplastic-like — translation MEYGLTCSTDKENDCTTHIQSIKEQSISQNGIFLVFTTNRLENTQNRRHVCLKARSVNRTGPHNFEETCSKIVSYCNKQLLKEGICVHSPIIKAGFQDNLWISNNLLALYSKCYGVVHARHFFEEMPYKDVVSWSGLLSAYVKDGCYEEALELYDLMKFSGECPNEYTLSIVIRACSALRDCNQGTKVQACATKNGFDSNPVLTSSLIDMYSKCDNKEAAQKIFMNMRNGDTVSWTTMISSFIQEGSWITALRLFICMIKREIQPNEYTYAKILSACGGLTYLNSGRLVHARMLVLGIRLNLVLKTALTDMYARCKRMEDAMKVSKQTLEQDTVLCTTLLSGFCHNLEIKEAVDAIQQMVAHGITPNSYTYAVVLNGCSLALTLQLGIQFHSRVIEIGLENNVSVGNALIDMYLKCSGGIIDAFKVFEQIRSPNIISWTSLIAGFVEHGLGYEAFQAFEKMQFAGIMPNSFTLSSILQACGMMKSANHTRRFHGYIIKMNIGHDIVVANALVGAYAGLHMVDDAWRIIGEMHHRDVITYTSIASKLNQLGLFEMALEVISYMQEDNIEMDGFTLSTVLSASASLGAILQGKQLHCYAIKSGFSGWTSVSNGLIAFYGKCGCMHDVKRAFDEACQPDVVSWNSLIFSLAVSGHFSSALSTFEDMKLAGVRPDSTTILAVLSACRRCGLVDMALEYFHSTREANDAVPELEHYVCLVDLLGRAGRMQEAMAIIETMPFRPDALIYKTMLNACKIHSDVPLGEEMASRGLELEPCNPAFYLLLADMYENSGKSDLRENLRMMKERGIIQKDYSNSCMEKSNMVPLLIAGDVPS, via the exons ATGGAATATGGTCTAACCTGTTCAACTGATAAAGAAAACGATTGTACAACTCATATCCAAAGTATAAAGGAGCAGTCAATCTCACA GAACGGcatctttttagtttttaccACTAATCGTCTGGAAAATACTCAAAATAGAAGGCACGTTTGCTTGAAGGCTAGAAGCGTCAACCG GACAGGACCACACAATTTCGAAGAAACCTGCTCAAAGATTGTATCATATTGCAATAAACAATTACTGAAAGAGGGCATTTGTGTCCACAGCCCAATTATCAAAGCGGGTTTTCAAGATAATTTATGGATCAGCAATAACTTGCTCGCTCTATATTCAAAATGCTATGGAGTTGTTCATGCACGCCACTTCTTTGAGGAAATGCCATACAAGGATGTTGTGTCCTGGTCTGGATTGTTGTCTGCTTATGTCAAAGATGGTTGCTACGAGGAAGCTCTTGAGCTGTATgatttgatgaagttttctGGGGAATGCCCAAATGAGTATACGCTTTCGATTGTGATCAGGGCCTGCTCAGCTCTTCGGGATTGTAACCAAGGAACTAAAGTCCAGGCCTGTGCAACAAAGAATGGTTTTGATTCAAATCCTGTTTTAACTAGCAGTTTGATTGATATGTACTCTAAATGTGATAACAAAGAAGCAGCACAGAAGATATTCATGAATATGCGGAATGGTGACACTGTTTCTTGGACAACTATGATCTCTTCATTTATCCAAGAGGGGAGCTGGATTACTGCGCTGCGACTCTTCATATGCATGATCAAAcgagaaattcaaccaaatgaATACACGTATGCAAAAATTTTGAGCGCATGTGGTGgtcttacttatttaaattctGGGAGATTAGTCCACGCCAGGATGTTAGTCTTGGGCATTCGGCTGAATTTGGTTTTGAAGACAGCTCTTACTGACATGTATGCAAGATGTAAGAGAATGGAAGATGCTATGAAGGTCTCAAAGCAAACTCTTGAGCAAGATACAGTTCTATGCACAACACTATTGAGTGGCTTTTGCCATAACTTGGAGATCAAGGAGGCTGTTGATGCAATACAGCAGATGGTGGCCCATGGGATCACTCCAAATAGTTATACATATGCTGTAGTCTTGAATGGCTGCTCATTAGCTCTGACATTGCAATTGGGGATACAATTTCACTCAAGGGTTATTGAGATTGGCTTGGAAAATAATGTTTCTGTTGGAAATGCACTCATTGATATGTATTTGAAATGTTCTGGTGGAATAATTGACGCTTTTAAAGTATTTGAACAAATAAGGTCACCAAACATCATCTCTTGGACTTCCTTGATTGCTGGCTTTGTTGAACATGGTCTTGGATACGAGGCTTTTCAAGCATTTGAAAAGATGCAGTTTGCAGGGATAATGCCAAATTCTTTTACCTTGTCCAGTATCCTTCAGGCTTGTGGAATGATGAAATCTGCAAATCATACAAGAAGGTTTCATGGATACATAATCAAAATGAACATTGGCCATGATATAGTTGTGGCGAATGCTCTTGTTGGTGCCTATGCTGGACTCCATATGGTTGATGATGCATGGCGTATAATAGGTGAAATGCATCATAGAGATGTTATCACATATACAAGCATAGCGAGCAAACTTAACCAATTAGGACTTTTTGAAATGGCTTTGGAGGTGATCAGTTACATGCAAGAAGATAACATTGAGATGGATGGGTTTACCCTGTCCACTGTCTTGTCAGCATCAGCCAGCTTAGGTGCAATACTGCAGGGGAAGCAACTTCATTGTTACGCTATTAAATCTGGCTTCAGTGGCTGGACCTCAGTCTCAAATGGTTTGATTGCTTTTTATGGCAAATGTGGGTGCATGCATGATGTAAAGAGAGCCTTTGATGAAGCTTGTCAGCCAGACGTAGTCTCATGGAACAGCTTGATTTTCAGCCTAGCAGTTAGCGGTCACTTCTCCTCTGCTCTCTCCACTTTTGAAGACATGAAGTTAGCAGGAGTTAGACCTGATTCCACAACAATATTGGCGGTTCTATCTGCTTGCAGACGTTGTGGTTTGGTTGATATGGCTTTAGAATATTTTCATTCTACTAGAGAAGCAAATGATGCAGTCCCAGAATTAGAGCATTACGTTTGTTTGGTTGACCTACTAGGCAGAGCTGGCAGGATGCAGGAGGCAATGGCTATAATAGAGACGATGCCTTTCAGGCCTGATGCATTGATCTACAAAACAATGTTGAATGCCTGCAAAATACATTCAGATGTACCCCTTGGTGAAGAAATGGCAAGTCGAGGTCTTGAACTTGAACCTTGTAATCCAGCATTTTATTTGCTTCTTGCAGACATGTATGAGAACTCCGGCAAATCTGACCTAAGAGAGAACCTGCGCATGATGAAAGAGAGAGGCATAATACAGAAAGATTATAGCAATAGCTGTATGGAGAAAAGCAACATGGTCCCTCTGTTAATTGCTGGAGATGTACCATCTTAA
- the LOC113729995 gene encoding protein SGT1 homolog, producing MASSDLETRAKEAFIDDHFELAVDLYSQAISVSPTNAELFADRAQANIKLNNFTEAVADANKAIELDPSMPKAYFRKGLACIKLEEYQTAKTALEVGASLAPGDSRFNNLIKECDQRIAEENGVLPNKSPEAPIVVDTTAAIPKVAEPAISISNQTTSLSSAKSKYRHEYYQKPEQVVVTIFAKGIPAKNVTVDFGEQILSVTIDVPGEDTYTFQPRLFGKIIPANCRYEVLSTKIEICLAKAEAIHWASLEYSRDNVALQRINVSSGSQRPTYPSSRATKDWDKLEAQMKKEEKDEKLDGDAALNKFFRDIYKDADEDTRRAMMKSFVESNGTVLSTNWKEVGAKKVEGSPPDGMEMKKWEY from the exons ATGGCATCGTCGGATCTGGAGACCAGGGCTAAAGAAGCCTTCATCGACGACCACTTCGAGCTGGCCGTTGACCTCTATTCTCAAGCCATCTCCGTTAGCCCTACGAACGCTGAGCTCTTTGCTGATCGCGCTCAAGCCAACATCAAACTCAACAACTTCACCG AAGCTGTTGCTGATGCGAACAAGGCCATTGAATTGGATCCTTCCATGCCCAAAGCATATTTCCGGAAAGG tcTCGCCTGCATCAAGCTTGAGGAATACCAGACTGCCAAGACAGCTTTGGAAGTGGGTGCTTCTTTAGCACCTGGTGACTCAAGATTCAATAATTTGATTAAAGAATGTGACCAGCGCATTGCAG AGGAAAATGGAGTGTTGCCAAACAAATCGCCGGAGGCCCCAATAGTTGTTGATACAACTGCTGCAATTCCGAAGGTTGCTGAGCCAGCCATCAGTATATCCAACCAGACTACTAGTTTGTCATCTGCCAAGTCAAAATACAG GCATGAATATTATCAAAAACCAGAGCAAGTTGTTGTAACTATATTTGCAAAGGGTATACCagcaaaaaatgttacagtggACTTTGGTGAACAAATA CTTAGTGTTACTATTGATGTGCCTGGTGAAGATACATATACTTTTCAACCACGATTGTTTGGAAAG ATCATTCCTGCAAATTGCAGATATGAAGTTCTGTccacaaaaattgaaatctgccTTGCAAAAGCTGAAGCTATACACTGGGCGTCTCTCGAGTATAGCAGGGATAATGTGGCTTTGCAGAGGATAAATGTTTCATCAG GAAGTCAAAGACCCACTTACCCATCCTCGAGAGCAACAAAAGATTGGGATAAGCTTGAGGCTCAAATGAAAAAGGAG GAAAAAGATGAAAAACTAGATGGTGATGCAGCTCTTAACAAATTTTTCAGAGACATATACAAAGATGCTGATGAGGACACTAGAAGAGCCATGATGAAATCTTTT GTTGAGTCAAATGGGACAGTTTTATCAACGAACTGGAAAGAAGTTGGTGCAAAGAAGGTTGAAGGAAGCCCTCCAGATGGCATGGAGATGAAAAAATGGGAATATTGA
- the LOC113729994 gene encoding uncharacterized protein isoform X2, producing MQFFGGSEISPSPPVPTAAGNNAHMLYVFNRNGVCLLYREWNRPLKTLSPQQDHKLMFGLLFSLKSLTAKMDPTSADKGNLGVPQLPGQGCSFHSFRTNTYKLSFMESPSGIKIILVTHPRTGDLRESLKYIYNLYVEYVVKNPLYSPGNPIRSDLFNSTLDQYVRGLG from the exons ATGCAATTTTTCGGAGGATCCGAGATCAGTCCATCGCCGCCGGTCCCGACTGCAGCGGGGAATAACGCCCACATGCTATACGTGTTCAACAGGAATGGAGTATGTCTGCTGTACAGGGAATGGAATCGGCCACTTAAGACTCTCAGCCCCCAGCAGGATCACAAGCTCATGTTCGGTCTCCTCTTCTCTCTTAAATCCTTGACTGCCAAAATGGATCCAACTAG CGCTGATAAAGGAAATCTTGGAGTGCCACAATTACCTGGACAGGGATGTTCGTTCCACAGCTTCCGCACTAATACTTACAAACTTAGTTTCATGGAGAGTCCATCTGGGATTAAG ATCATCCTGGTAACTCATCCTAGGACAGGTGATTTAAGGGAATCCCTCAAGTACATATACAACTTGTATGTCGAGTACGTTGTCAAGAATCCACTGTACTCACCCGGAAATCCAATTAG AAGTGATCTATTTAATTCAACTCTTGATCAGTATGTTAGAGGCCTTGGATGA
- the LOC113729994 gene encoding uncharacterized protein isoform X1, whose protein sequence is MQFFGGSEISPSPPVPTAAGNNAHMLYVFNRNGVCLLYREWNRPLKTLSPQQDHKLMFGLLFSLKSLTAKMDPTSADKGNLGVPQLPGQGCSFHSFRTNTYKLSFMESPSGIKIILVTHPRTGDLRESLKYIYNLYVEYVVKNPLYSPGNPIRFMMLQGIFPLLHIQLHSHSLVLTLK, encoded by the exons ATGCAATTTTTCGGAGGATCCGAGATCAGTCCATCGCCGCCGGTCCCGACTGCAGCGGGGAATAACGCCCACATGCTATACGTGTTCAACAGGAATGGAGTATGTCTGCTGTACAGGGAATGGAATCGGCCACTTAAGACTCTCAGCCCCCAGCAGGATCACAAGCTCATGTTCGGTCTCCTCTTCTCTCTTAAATCCTTGACTGCCAAAATGGATCCAACTAG CGCTGATAAAGGAAATCTTGGAGTGCCACAATTACCTGGACAGGGATGTTCGTTCCACAGCTTCCGCACTAATACTTACAAACTTAGTTTCATGGAGAGTCCATCTGGGATTAAG ATCATCCTGGTAACTCATCCTAGGACAGGTGATTTAAGGGAATCCCTCAAGTACATATACAACTTGTATGTCGAGTACGTTGTCAAGAATCCACTGTACTCACCCGGAAATCCAATTAG ATTCATGATGCTACAGGGGATCTTTCCGTTGCTTCATATCCAGTTGCACTCTCATTCATTGGTGTTAACTCTGAAATGA
- the LOC113729997 gene encoding probable NADH dehydrogenase [ubiquinone] 1 alpha subcomplex subunit 5, mitochondrial: MFLRRVARPLMMMAKVKETTGIVGLDVVPNAREVLISLYSKTLEEIKAVPEDEGYRKAVESFTRHRLKVCREEEDWESIEKRLGCGQVEELIEEAKDELKLIGHMIEWKPWGIPDDYECEVIENDAPVPKHIPLHRPGPLPEEFYRTLEAVSTNTLEDAVSRSEKDEPAIASGEQQSK, translated from the exons ATGTTTCTGCGGAGGGTGGCTCGGCCGTTAATGATGATGGCGAAGGTGAAGGAGACGACGGGGATCGTAGGGCTAGATGTTGTGCCAAATGCTAGGGAGGTTTTAATCAGTCTGTATAGCAAAACCCTAGAGGAGATCAAGGCCGTCCCCGAGGATGAAGGATATCGTAAGGCTGTGGAAAGCTTCACCCGCCACCGGCTCAAGGTGTGCCGGGAGGAAGAGGACTGGGAATCTATCGAGAAGCGTCTGGGTTGCGGCCAGGTCGAAGAGCTTATTGAAGAGGCTAAGGATGAACTCAAGCTCATCGGCCACATGATCG AGTGGAAACCATGGGGTATCCCAGATGATTATGAATGTGAAGTTATCGAAAATGATGCTCCAGTTCCAAAGCATATACCCTTGCATCGACCTGGACCTCTTCCTGAAGAGTTTTATAGGACGCTTGAGGCCGTTTCTACCAACACTTTGGAAGATGCTGTTTCACGCTCAGAGAAAGATGAGCCTGCAATTGCATCTGGCGAGCAGCAATCTAAGTAG
- the LOC113729998 gene encoding WRKY transcription factor 22-like — translation MADDWDLYAVVRSCFNAAAASTASSSTTTDAAIAPVENSSLPSGETPSSSSFLASPSFQSGHTSSDFPGFANHTRDSFRGLQEIYKEPYEDIVQSFVDLNSQAQHIQAIQGPGCTADQTPQQQRIYGQPQQLMQQPQRYSHLSREMFVGSSLSFPSTSPQPERPRRRKNQQAKRIQQMTQEELSADSWAWRKYGQKPIKDSPYPRNYYRCSTSKGCTARKQVERCPADPSMYVVSYSGEHSHPRPTHRSSLAGTTRSKVPPAAAARRPTTTTATTTSTTNIHNIASSSIASCSSSSPASASSFSPTATPITEGDSGVDENVDQETADNENNNSCGAELLFSGEEELEGWADDGDDDDENDGDGNGDDDILIPNYALVNDDRFFKGLHFKD, via the exons ATGGCTGATGACTGGGATTTGTATGCGGTGGTGAGGAGCTGCTTCAACGCCGCTGCTGCATCAACAGCCTCCTCATCCACTACGACTGACGCCGCCATAGCCCCTGTTGAGAACAGCAGCCTGCCATCGGGAGAGACGCCGTCGTCGTCGTCATTCCTAGCTTCTCCTTCATTTCAAAGCGGCCACACTTCATCTGATTTTCCGGGCTTTGCAAATCACACGAGGGACTCCTTTCGGGGACTCCAAGAAATTTACAAGGAACCGTACGAGGATATAGTACAATCTTTCGTCGACCTTAATTCACAAGCTCAGCACATCCAAGCAATCCAAGGCCCTGGATGCACAGCAGATCAGACACCTCAACAGCAACGGATATATGGACAACCACAGCAGCTGATGCAGCAACCGCAAAGATATTCACACCTCAGCCGTGAGATGTTTGTTGgttcttccctttcttttccatcTACAAGTCCTCAGCCCGAAAGGCCGCGAAGAAG GAAAAACCAGCAGGCCAAGAGGATTCAACAAATGACACAAGAAGAATTATCAGCTGATTCATGGGCATGGAGAAAATACGGTCAAAAGCCAATTAAAGATTCCCCGTATCCAAg AAACTACTACAGATGTAGCACCTCGAAAGGATGTACAGCGAGGAAACAAGTGGAGCGATGCCCTGCGGATCCTAGCATGTACGTGGTCTCATACAGCGGGGAACACTCGCACCCCCGTCCTACGCACCGGAGCTCCCTCGCTGGTACTACCCGCAGCAAAGTACCCCCCGCTGCCGCCGCCAGGCgccccaccaccaccaccgctACTACTACTTCCACCACTAATATCCATAACATTGCCTCCTCATCAATAGCTTCTTGTTCTTCATCATCTCCAGCCTCTGCTTCCAGTTTCTCTCCAACCGCCACGCCCATAACAGAAGGCGACAGTGGCGTAGACGAAAATGTGGATCAAGAGACTGCAGATAACGAAAACAACAACAGCTGCGGCGCAGAATTATTATTTTCAGGGGAGGAGGAGTTAGAGGGGTGGGCGGATGATGGTGATGAcgatgatgaaaatgatggcGATGGGAACGGGGATGATGATATTCTCATTCCTAACTATGCTCTCGTGAATGATGATCGTTTCTTCAAGGGCTTACATTTTAAGGACTAA
- the LOC113729994 gene encoding uncharacterized protein isoform X3 — protein MQFFGGSEISPSPPVPTAAGNNAHMLYVFNRNGVCLLYREWNRPLKTLSPQQDHKLMFGLLFSLKSLTAKMDPTSADKGNLGVPQLPGQGCSFHSFRTNTYKLSFMESPSGIKIILVTHPRTGDLRESLKYIYNLYVEYVVKNPLYSPGNPIRGSFRCFISSCTLIHWC, from the exons ATGCAATTTTTCGGAGGATCCGAGATCAGTCCATCGCCGCCGGTCCCGACTGCAGCGGGGAATAACGCCCACATGCTATACGTGTTCAACAGGAATGGAGTATGTCTGCTGTACAGGGAATGGAATCGGCCACTTAAGACTCTCAGCCCCCAGCAGGATCACAAGCTCATGTTCGGTCTCCTCTTCTCTCTTAAATCCTTGACTGCCAAAATGGATCCAACTAG CGCTGATAAAGGAAATCTTGGAGTGCCACAATTACCTGGACAGGGATGTTCGTTCCACAGCTTCCGCACTAATACTTACAAACTTAGTTTCATGGAGAGTCCATCTGGGATTAAG ATCATCCTGGTAACTCATCCTAGGACAGGTGATTTAAGGGAATCCCTCAAGTACATATACAACTTGTATGTCGAGTACGTTGTCAAGAATCCACTGTACTCACCCGGAAATCCAATTAG GGGATCTTTCCGTTGCTTCATATCCAGTTGCACTCTCATTCATTGGTGTTAA